In Hyla sarda isolate aHylSar1 chromosome 12, aHylSar1.hap1, whole genome shotgun sequence, a genomic segment contains:
- the LOC130297007 gene encoding dickkopf-related protein 3-like — translation MEVTCDSDRGCGRGLFCDRHFGLCVALRHEGQYCRKDSQCVRGLGCMFGRCQRIVPGGYEGSRCRQDKDCSPSMCCARHHGEMICKRKLPAGGSCYVPEGGLAFSINQLCPCEEGLVCSSTQPPREKEFVYSPSLDWKCVAPSP, via the exons GTAACATGTGACAGTGACCGTGGTTGTGGACGCGGCCTGTTCTGCGACCGTCATTTTGGGCTGTGCGTGGCACTGCGCCACGAAGGTCAATACTGCCGAAAGGATTCTCAGTGCGTTCGAGGTCTGGGCTGTATGTTCGGGCGCTGTCAGCGTATTGTACCAGGTGGATATGAAG GTTCCAGGTGCCGTCAGGATAAGGATTGCTCTCCCTCTATGTGCTGTGCCAGACACCATGGAGAGATGATCTGCAAGCGTAAACTACCTGCTGGGGGTAGTTGTTATGTTCCAGAAGGGGGACTGGCATTCAGCATCAACCAACTGTGTCCCTGTGAAGAAGGACTGGTGTGCAGCTCCACACAACCACCTCGAGA GAAGGAATTTGTTTACAGTCCCAGCTTAGACTGGAAATGCGTGGCTCCCTCCCCATGA